A region from the Vicia villosa cultivar HV-30 ecotype Madison, WI linkage group LG3, Vvil1.0, whole genome shotgun sequence genome encodes:
- the LOC131655613 gene encoding uncharacterized protein LOC131655613: MGKKKRVCKKKAPPPSKATKPPSQSKQRKKKEQEAVKPKTEKQVRHANKNEEGGTSVRDEEFNDEFSAVIQYGGEFVFLNDGRTIYRGGMSSLVSGLRLEEFTLDSIHRLVMGWGYREGTYRIWTLIREIYEDYFQIRKDDDCYDFATYNCVNRIDGELFIEHDVVDIGATVRLPRCVNEVGEMEGSDEEEVEGLGDSEDERATALVDGFEGIDISLPQKEVPKVAEYVSVSKEKPCEEDEYVSDELESSDPDLSDSEKAKVQKFEKFKKEHLNRDFKFQWGMEFNSLDEFRYAIREWSVLNGRQITFVKNESDRVRVVCRATCGFLMLCSKVGHKRTFAIKTIVDKHTCARVLDNKSANSRWVAKIVLKKMQTSQDVRITDIIQDLRQNYSVGITVCRAWKAKLIAKKMLEGDADRQYAILRRYAAELLRASPGNTLAITVERPNPTIPPRFGCFYFCFEGCKKGFINGCRPFVGVDGCHLKTKYGGQLLIAVGRDPNDQYFPLAFGVVETETKESWKWFLELLMNDVGQSNRYVFISDQQKGLVAVFEEMFERIEHRVCLRHLYANFRKKFGGGALIRDLMMEAAKATYYQGWLQKMNELKLIDLDAWTWLMGVPPKSWCKHAFSFYPKCDVLMNNISESFNATILSVRDKPILTMCEWIRLYLMNRCSASSAKLKKWPHKVMPIPRKRLDKEVMLSGHWLPTWAMDETFEVNHSYNGQKFVVDIAKRSCTCNFWELVGIPCRHAIAALSFRQQNPEDFVDSCYHRDKYAICYSFPISPINGEEMWPEVDADPIMPPMYKRGPGRPKKLRIRECGEEGARRRRLPGVSYRCTICDKFGHNAQTCKSTTQNPNALKRKKKVKLDAQTTATHGAETGATDVPQSDATDGVQTDATHGAESGATAVTQTAATDGVQSAATDGVQTETNQTDFFGDITDDVISSLPEFNSTQCSAVDGASQRRGKKKMSPTKPIKRRTSERQKLFWFKKPITGPGATSEQPISVTDEDNNDESRRGKKKLKKNY, translated from the exons ATGGGGAAGAAGAAGCGTGTGTGTAAGAAAAAGGCTCCGCCACCGTCAAAGGCCACCAAACCGCCGTCACAGTCCAAGCAAAGGAAGAAAAAGGAGCAGGAGGCGGTAAAGCCCAAGACGGAGAAGCAAGTCAGGCATGCAAACAAGAACGAAGAAGGAGGAACCTCCGTTCGTGATGAGGAG TTTAACGATGAGTTCAGTGCTGTTATCCAATATGGTGGGGAGTTTGTGTTTCTGAACGATGGTCGTACGATTTATAGAGGAGGTATGTCGTCGTTAGTTTCGGGACTCCGTTTAGAAGAGTTTACCTTGGATAGTATACATAGGTTGGTGATGGGTTGGGGTTACCGTGAAGGGACATATAGAATCTGGACTCTAATTCGTGAAATATATGAAGATTATTTTCAGATTAGAAAGGATGATGATTGTTATGACTTTGCTACATATAACTGTGTGAATCGAATTGACGGGGAACTTTTTATAGAGCATGATGTTGTAGATATTGGAGCAACCGTAAGACTTCCTAGGTGTGTTAATGAGGTTGGTGAGATGGAAGGAAGTGATGAAGAAGAGGTTGAGGGGCTAGGTGATAGTGAAGATGAGAGGGCCACTGCGCTTGTTGATGGTTTTGAGGGGATAGATATAAGTTTACCACAGAAAGAGGTCCCAAAAGTTGCTGAATATGTTAGTGTTAGTAAAGAGAAACCTTGCGAGGAAGATGAATATGTTAGTGATGAGTTGGAAAGTTCTGACCCTGATTTGTCTGACAGTGAGAAAGCTAAAGTCCAAAAGTTTGAAAAGTTCAAAAAGGAGCATTTAAATAGGGATTTTAAATTTCAGTGGGGTATGGAATTCAACTCCCTAGATGAATTTAGGTATGCCATACGTGAATGGTCTGTATTAAATGGGAGACAAATTACTTTTGTCAAAAATGAAAGTGATAGGGTTAGGGTGGTGTGCAGGGCCACTTGTGGGTTTTTAATGCTATGCTCCAAAGTGGGCCACAAGAGGACATTTGCTATAAAAACCATTGTAGACAAACACACTTGTGCTAGGGTTTTAGACAATAAATCTGCAAATTCAAGGTGGGTGGCTAAGATTGTTTTGAAGAAGATGCAGACCTCACAAGATGTCAGAATCACTGATATTATACAAGATCTGAGGCAAAATTACTCTGTAGGTATAACTGTTTGTAGGGCTTGGAAAGCAAAACTCATAGCCAAGAAGATGTTGGAGGGAGATGCAGATAGGCAATATGCAATATTGAGGAGGTATGCTGCAGAGTTATTAAGGGCCAGCCCTGGAAACACTTTGGCTATAACTGTTGAAAGGCCTAACCCAACAATCCCACCAAGATTTGGTTGCTTCTATTTCTGCTTTGAGGGATGTAAAAAGGGTTTCATTAATGGATGTAGGCCCTTTGTGGGAGTGGATGGCTGCCATCTTAAAACAAAGTATGGTGGTCAATTGCTAATTGCTGTAGGGAGGGACCCTAATGATCAGTATTTTCCACTTGCTTTTGGGGTTGTGGAGACAGAAacaaaagaaagctggaagtggTTCTTGGAGCTGTTGATGAATGATGTGGGCCAGAGCAACAGATATGTGTTCATAtcagaccaacaaaag GGTCTTGTTGCAGTCTTTGAAGAGATGTTTGAGAGAATTGAGCACAGGGTTTGTTTAAGGCATCTATATGCCAATTTCAGGAAAAAATTTGGAGGGGGTGCACTCATTAGAGATCTAATGATGGAGGCTGCAAAAGCCACTTACTACCAAGGCTGGTTACAAAAGATGAATGAATTGAAGTTGATAGATCTTGATGCCTGGACATGGTTAATGGGTGTTCCTCCAAAGTcatggtgtaagcatgctttttCCTTTTACCCTAAATGTGATGTACTAATGAATAACATATCTGAATCATTTAATGCTACTATTTTAAGTGTAAGAGACAAACCTATTTTGACCATGTGTGAGTGGATTAGGCTGTACTTGATGAATAGATGTTCTGCCTCATCAGCCAAACTAAAAAAATGGCCTCATAAAGTAATGCCAATACCTAGGAAGAGACTTGATAAAGAAGTCATGCTAAGTGGGCATTGGTTGCCCACTTGGGCAATGGATGAGACATTTGAGGTGAATCATTCATATAATGGTCAGAAGTTTGTAGTTGACATTGCTAAGAGAAGTTGTACTTGTAATTTCTGGGAGCTAGTTGGCATCCCTTGTAGACATGCTATTGCTGCTCTATCTTTCAGACAACAGAATCCAGAAGACTTTGTAGACAGTTGCTATCATAGGGACAAGTATGCCATATGTTATAGTTTTCCTATAAGTCCAATCAATGGTGAAGAAATGTGGCCTGAGGTAGATGCTGATCCAATAATGCCCCCCATGTACAAGAGAGGTCCTGGCAGGCCTAAGAAATTAAGGATTAGGGAGTGTGGAGAAGAAGGTGCTAGAAGAAGGAGATTACCAGGTGTGTCTTATAGGTGCACCATTTGTGACAAATTTGGTCACAAtgctcaaacttgcaaaagcacaaCTCAGAATCCCAATGCACTTAAAAGAAAG AAAAAGGTTAAGTTGGATGCTCAAACTACTGCAACTCATGGAGCTGAGACTGGTGCAACTGATGTTCCCCAAAGTGATGCAACTGATGGAGTTCAAACTGATGCAACTCATGGAGCTGAGTCTGGTGCAACTGCAGTGACCCAAACTGCTGCAACTGATGGAGTCCAAAGTGCTGCAACAGATGGAGTTCAAACTGAGACAAATCagactgatttttttggagaCATTACTGATGATGTGATCTCAAGCCTGCCAGAGTTTAACTCTACCCAATGCTCTGCTGTGGATGGAGCCTCACAAAGGAGAGGTAAGAAAAAGATGTCACCTACCAAGCCAATCAAGAGGAGGACAAGTGAAAGACAGAAGTTGTTCTGGTTTAAAAAACCAATAACTGGCCCAGGTGCTACCTCTGAACAACCAATATCAGTGACTGATGAAGATAACAATGATGAGTCAAGGCGTGGgaagaagaaattgaagaagaacTATTAA